In Dyadobacter sp. NIV53, a single window of DNA contains:
- a CDS encoding ankyrin repeat domain-containing protein: MSGNGIETYKYLVETLKLDPKTINKDGATILHQLIRRPNPELITYFIDKGVDLNKADNEGNTLLMIASSGRDIELVEKTLLPKVKNINAVNEKGESALTRSISSGSSEMAALLLKNGANIKVLDKDDNNLAYYWFESYREGGPGGPGGAGGQSGNSRERAEQEFEKKLEILKSAGLDVSTPQKNGNTLFHLAVAKENVKLFRKATTLGVNINAQDKEGATPLHKAALVAKDDKILKTLISLGAKKELKTEFGETAYDLAKDNNFLAENKVTLDFLK, encoded by the coding sequence ATGTCAGGCAACGGTATAGAAACCTACAAATATCTGGTGGAGACGCTGAAACTGGACCCTAAAACGATTAATAAAGATGGGGCAACAATATTGCACCAGCTGATCCGCAGGCCTAATCCCGAGCTGATTACTTACTTTATTGACAAAGGCGTGGATTTAAATAAGGCCGATAATGAAGGAAATACTTTGCTGATGATAGCTTCGTCGGGAAGAGATATCGAGCTGGTAGAGAAAACATTACTACCAAAGGTGAAAAACATCAACGCTGTGAATGAAAAAGGTGAATCGGCTTTGACCAGGTCCATTTCAAGCGGATCTTCTGAGATGGCTGCGCTGCTGCTGAAAAACGGAGCGAACATCAAAGTCTTAGATAAAGATGATAATAACCTGGCATACTACTGGTTTGAGTCATACAGGGAAGGCGGGCCAGGTGGTCCGGGTGGCGCTGGTGGTCAGTCGGGAAATAGCAGAGAACGTGCTGAACAGGAATTTGAGAAAAAACTGGAAATACTAAAAAGTGCCGGTCTGGATGTTTCCACGCCACAGAAAAATGGAAATACCCTGTTCCATCTGGCAGTTGCAAAAGAAAATGTGAAACTGTTCCGGAAGGCTACCACGCTTGGCGTCAATATCAATGCGCAGGATAAAGAAGGAGCTACTCCTTTGCATAAGGCGGCTCTGGTAGCTAAGGATGATAAAATTCTTAAAACGCTGATTTCACTAGGTGCAAAAAAAGAACTTAAAACTGAATTTGGTGAAACTGCTTATGACCTGGCAAAGGACAATAATTTCCTGGCTGAAAATAAGGTAACGCTCGACTTCCTTAAATAA
- a CDS encoding DUF2271 domain-containing protein — MKHSFKLFLPFVFMLFFVANASAQTSKYKCLVQMDSYRGEAAYVVISLINPQGAYDKTLYVLGSDKQWYNTLKEWHKYQTKTKAKLSAITGASVAGGDRAVHVIELEDAKINKGYKLRFESAVEEQKYQVADVEIPITTAGLAERAVGSGYIRFVKLSKVQ, encoded by the coding sequence ATGAAGCATTCTTTCAAACTATTTTTGCCATTTGTTTTTATGTTATTTTTTGTGGCAAACGCATCCGCGCAAACCAGTAAATACAAGTGCCTGGTACAGATGGATAGCTATCGCGGTGAGGCTGCTTATGTGGTAATATCACTTATCAATCCTCAGGGCGCTTATGATAAAACACTTTATGTTCTGGGCTCTGACAAACAGTGGTATAACACACTGAAAGAATGGCATAAATACCAGACGAAAACAAAGGCAAAACTAAGTGCAATTACGGGTGCGTCCGTCGCAGGTGGAGACAGAGCGGTACATGTAATTGAACTGGAAGATGCCAAAATAAATAAGGGGTATAAGTTAAGATTTGAATCCGCAGTAGAGGAACAAAAATACCAGGTTGCCGATGTTGAGATCCCTATAACCACTGCTGGCCTTGCCGAACGCGCAGTAGGCAGCGGATACATCCGTTTTGTGAAACTTAGTAAAGTGCAGTAA
- a CDS encoding DUF6603 domain-containing protein, which produces MANVLESLSKLIDTSIAGDPPPPDILLGIQGRLGELMALSVDPSGDGISRWLARLHDITHDTRLHETLIVRVLQMKFTRAAEFLTLLGIIKFEWAPGDPVKPVAFSIDWAKFNSLITDPGQEALTLLLSKVQAIDDIKALQVLLLMLVSSPQALLELEYRQQGFMGMPVSQVPGINSQELLDMIGDLVNSPAVFPLPIELDPPLTIEQFITKATPPVAEGDLGSITISGPADDNDFKKLDDLEVSIHLLNAAGLKAIDIGDKWQLAFTSSAGGGQTFKLHFTEDGIDTAFASTAQLGFALSKIPGDGDPGGSNALLVGAADGTHFSIKTIGIGLLLNNQVPVFTITAKFGNIEFALKPDFLKFLSFGLNIPAQLKFQTDIELSYVQGKGLTGQGAAGGLPALGIEFSTPINLKIGGSGAGVNVDQVTTRVEAKFTGSDFLFRALFRYGATARFGPLKAVMDGAGVWIGRWDNGNGGLLPPLGIGASLDAGPVSGGGFLKVLGDNEFAGALQLKILGIGAFAYCVYKTLPSGDVSFVALIGIRLPMPGIQISFGFAVSGFGGLVGINRKADTDLIRERLASGGAGDVLFNDDPMRNAPKLLGDMRLFFPDKKSSFIIGPTLQINWLFIIKLDVGIFIELPGPKIFMAGSAKLVIGSEEFALVYLRMDFVGGLDGTKSLIFFDAALVNSHVLGIFRITGGVALRIAYGDNGYFLFSVGGFHPSFNPGSMELPKVPRVGVSYSLGPVWLKKEMYLAITSNTFQLGSRIEAGLEIGPISAHGWFGFDALIQFKPFHFIGQIDAGFDVEVAGISLCSVHIEGLLSGPGPLVIQARASVKILFVRISGDITIELSSNPPEFINPIPNIPKHLEAELSKLENLRFEGEDKSVVFAPQDEKGKFFAPIGEIIWEQKRIPLNLDIEKVEGVELGSWHHLEAKTDTLVSTAEQDWFGVGTFMKMADGEALNNPRFAKQDSGLRIGTGEMSEGAQEIASMEISLKKLPDRSLFDGLFFPTKQYANAALLGVLSGRNGGAQMEPGDPQVAVGQEKWNSFDAAGKVQNTKSVNAVQAFVQAKQTGGIALPEGEKQLNLAGII; this is translated from the coding sequence ATGGCAAATGTCCTAGAATCCTTATCGAAGCTGATAGATACCAGCATCGCAGGCGACCCGCCACCGCCAGACATTCTCCTCGGTATCCAGGGCCGGCTCGGAGAGCTGATGGCCCTCAGTGTGGATCCCAGTGGGGACGGTATCAGCCGCTGGCTGGCCAGATTACATGACATTACACACGATACACGCTTACACGAAACTCTGATCGTCAGGGTTTTGCAGATGAAATTTACCCGAGCAGCAGAGTTTCTGACATTGCTGGGTATCATAAAATTTGAATGGGCTCCTGGCGATCCTGTCAAACCTGTCGCATTTTCAATCGACTGGGCTAAATTCAACAGTTTGATTACTGACCCAGGGCAGGAAGCACTCACATTACTTTTAAGTAAAGTACAGGCTATTGATGATATCAAGGCGCTGCAAGTGTTGCTGTTAATGCTGGTTTCTTCCCCGCAGGCATTGCTGGAACTGGAATATCGTCAGCAGGGATTCATGGGCATGCCGGTCAGTCAGGTTCCCGGTATTAATTCTCAGGAGCTGCTGGATATGATAGGGGACCTGGTCAATTCCCCTGCCGTTTTTCCGCTTCCAATTGAGCTTGATCCACCCCTTACAATTGAGCAGTTCATTACCAAAGCCACACCACCGGTAGCGGAAGGTGATCTCGGATCAATAACGATCTCCGGCCCGGCAGATGACAACGATTTTAAAAAACTGGACGATCTCGAAGTAAGTATACATTTACTCAACGCTGCGGGTTTGAAAGCGATTGATATCGGAGACAAATGGCAGCTTGCATTTACAAGTTCAGCCGGCGGCGGCCAGACTTTTAAACTTCATTTTACAGAAGACGGTATCGACACCGCATTCGCCTCGACGGCTCAATTAGGATTTGCACTTAGCAAAATTCCCGGTGACGGTGATCCTGGTGGAAGCAATGCGCTTCTTGTAGGAGCCGCTGATGGCACTCATTTCAGCATTAAAACCATTGGTATCGGCCTGCTGCTGAACAACCAGGTGCCAGTTTTTACGATTACTGCAAAATTCGGAAACATAGAATTTGCCCTTAAACCTGACTTTCTGAAATTCCTGAGTTTTGGGTTGAACATACCTGCCCAGCTCAAATTCCAGACTGATATAGAACTGAGTTATGTTCAGGGAAAAGGTCTTACAGGCCAGGGTGCTGCCGGTGGCCTGCCCGCATTGGGTATTGAATTTTCAACGCCCATTAATCTGAAAATCGGGGGCAGCGGAGCAGGTGTCAATGTGGATCAGGTGACGACCCGCGTTGAGGCGAAATTCACAGGTTCTGATTTTTTATTCAGGGCACTTTTCAGATATGGCGCTACCGCCCGGTTTGGTCCGTTGAAAGCCGTAATGGATGGCGCGGGTGTCTGGATTGGTCGCTGGGATAACGGCAATGGCGGGCTGCTGCCTCCTCTGGGAATCGGTGCGTCGCTCGACGCAGGCCCGGTGAGCGGCGGAGGATTTCTAAAAGTGTTGGGTGACAATGAGTTTGCAGGCGCTTTACAACTCAAAATCCTAGGTATCGGCGCATTCGCCTATTGTGTTTACAAAACACTTCCCAGTGGTGACGTATCATTTGTGGCACTCATAGGTATCCGTCTGCCGATGCCCGGCATTCAGATCAGTTTCGGTTTTGCAGTATCGGGTTTCGGCGGCCTGGTCGGTATCAATAGAAAAGCAGACACGGATCTGATCCGGGAAAGGCTTGCCAGCGGCGGGGCGGGCGATGTGCTTTTCAATGACGACCCGATGCGGAATGCACCCAAATTGCTGGGTGATATGCGCCTCTTTTTTCCTGATAAAAAAAGCAGTTTTATCATTGGCCCCACACTGCAGATCAATTGGCTTTTCATCATCAAACTCGATGTTGGTATTTTTATAGAGCTGCCCGGCCCCAAAATATTTATGGCGGGGTCGGCTAAGCTGGTGATCGGATCGGAAGAGTTTGCGCTGGTATATCTCCGGATGGATTTTGTAGGCGGGCTGGATGGCACCAAGTCACTGATTTTCTTTGACGCGGCATTGGTCAATTCGCACGTGCTCGGTATTTTCCGGATCACTGGCGGCGTGGCTTTGCGCATTGCCTACGGCGATAATGGCTATTTCCTTTTCAGTGTCGGTGGCTTTCATCCGTCCTTTAATCCGGGATCGATGGAGTTGCCGAAGGTACCGCGCGTGGGTGTCTCCTACTCGCTTGGGCCTGTATGGCTGAAAAAAGAAATGTACCTGGCCATTACTTCCAATACTTTTCAGCTCGGGTCCAGGATTGAGGCCGGCCTGGAAATTGGCCCGATTTCTGCGCATGGCTGGTTTGGTTTCGACGCATTGATCCAGTTCAAACCTTTCCATTTCATCGGGCAGATAGATGCAGGTTTTGATGTCGAAGTGGCTGGCATATCACTTTGCAGTGTCCATATAGAAGGTTTGCTCAGCGGGCCTGGGCCATTGGTCATCCAGGCACGCGCCAGTGTAAAAATCCTCTTCGTCAGAATATCCGGGGATATTACAATTGAGCTGAGCAGCAATCCTCCTGAGTTTATTAACCCGATTCCCAATATACCTAAACACCTCGAAGCTGAGCTTTCCAAACTGGAAAACCTTCGTTTCGAAGGAGAAGATAAGAGCGTCGTTTTCGCACCGCAGGATGAAAAAGGTAAGTTTTTTGCACCGATAGGTGAAATCATCTGGGAGCAAAAACGGATACCGTTAAATCTCGATATTGAGAAAGTGGAGGGCGTAGAGCTCGGTAGCTGGCACCATCTTGAAGCCAAAACAGATACGCTTGTTTCCACTGCTGAACAGGATTGGTTCGGAGTCGGCACGTTCATGAAAATGGCGGATGGGGAGGCTTTGAATAACCCCCGTTTTGCAAAGCAGGATTCGGGGTTACGTATTGGCACGGGCGAGATGTCAGAAGGAGCGCAGGAAATTGCCTCGATGGAGATTTCGCTCAAAAAATTACCAGACCGCAGCCTTTTTGACGGATTATTTTTCCCAACAAAACAGTATGCCAATGCCGCTCTACTGGGAGTGCTGTCTGGACGTAACGGAGGGGCGCAAATGGAACCCGGCGATCCGCAAGTTGCTGTGGGCCAAGAGAAATGGAACTCATTTGATGCCGCCGGAAAAGTGCAAAATACCAAATCCGTAAATGCCGTTCAGGCATTTGTACAAGCCAAACAAACAGGCGGCATCGCGCTGCCCGAAGGAGAAAAACAGTTAAACCTTGCAGGAATTATCTGA